Proteins found in one Candidatus Marinimicrobia bacterium CG08_land_8_20_14_0_20_45_22 genomic segment:
- a CDS encoding carboxylase: protein MTRKLRIRDLTLRDGQQSQFATRMNQSQVDRLLPLYRQANFYAMEVWGGAVPDSVMRYLNENPWYRLESIKTGVGESSKLTALSRGRNLFGYNPYPDEVIEGFCRNAIQSGVDIMRIFDALNDLNNMRSTIKFVKENGGITDCAICYTVDPKFTKTERIKALFTGKKLPKNVFTVEYFLRKAKKLEKMGADMITIKDMAGLIHPGFASPLVKAFKKELSIPVDMHTHCTPGYGLATVLISIVNGVDIVDTVIGNFAGGPAAPAFELVQIFCNKLGIDTGVNLSAVVEINKHLNEIRQELSKFDETKQFPIEFDITKDVLPKEIDRLFDEAIDYAKADKIEKLLSTCQQIEKYFKYPPANEAVKHAEIPGGMYTNMLAQLQAAKLDQLLPKVLKIIPRVRLDAGCVPLVTPTSQIVGVQAVNCVVDEAKGLEPFYTTTSNQFVNLVKGSYGKTPIPVDPEFRKKITGSDKEIPYDTSSYKKQENPILPDCGFVKLAKNEKDELLLELFPMVASGYLKSVRKEEYEVEQEIENAKEKNSVYIQVSGSIE from the coding sequence ATGACCCGAAAATTACGCATCCGTGACTTAACGCTCCGAGATGGGCAACAGTCTCAATTTGCGACCCGCATGAATCAATCGCAGGTCGATCGTTTGCTCCCGCTTTATCGCCAAGCAAACTTTTATGCAATGGAAGTTTGGGGGGGCGCCGTTCCCGATTCCGTCATGCGCTATTTGAATGAAAACCCGTGGTATCGCCTTGAAAGCATTAAAACTGGCGTCGGCGAGTCTTCCAAACTCACCGCACTTTCCCGAGGCAGAAATCTATTTGGCTACAATCCATATCCCGATGAAGTCATCGAAGGTTTTTGCCGCAATGCGATACAATCCGGCGTCGATATTATGCGTATTTTTGACGCGTTGAACGATCTAAACAACATGCGTTCGACGATCAAATTCGTCAAGGAAAACGGCGGCATTACCGACTGCGCAATCTGCTACACCGTTGATCCGAAGTTCACCAAAACTGAACGAATCAAAGCGCTTTTCACTGGCAAAAAACTCCCAAAAAATGTCTTTACCGTCGAATATTTCCTCCGCAAAGCGAAGAAACTTGAGAAAATGGGCGCCGACATGATCACCATCAAAGACATGGCGGGACTCATTCATCCCGGATTCGCGTCGCCGCTCGTGAAAGCGTTTAAGAAAGAACTCTCGATTCCTGTCGATATGCACACGCATTGCACGCCGGGTTACGGGCTTGCGACCGTTCTGATTTCTATTGTAAACGGCGTCGATATTGTGGATACGGTCATTGGCAATTTCGCGGGCGGTCCTGCGGCGCCTGCATTTGAACTCGTTCAGATTTTCTGCAATAAACTCGGCATCGATACCGGCGTCAATCTTTCCGCCGTCGTCGAAATCAACAAACATTTAAACGAAATCCGGCAAGAACTCTCCAAATTCGACGAGACCAAGCAGTTCCCGATCGAATTCGACATCACGAAAGACGTTCTACCCAAGGAAATCGATCGCTTGTTCGATGAGGCAATTGACTACGCCAAAGCGGACAAAATCGAGAAGTTGCTATCGACCTGCCAGCAGATCGAGAAATATTTCAAATATCCGCCGGCAAACGAAGCGGTCAAACATGCCGAAATCCCCGGCGGTATGTACACCAATATGCTCGCCCAGTTGCAAGCCGCAAAACTCGATCAACTTCTACCGAAAGTTCTAAAAATCATTCCGCGCGTTCGACTCGATGCCGGGTGCGTTCCGCTCGTGACGCCCACCAGCCAAATCGTCGGCGTACAAGCAGTCAATTGTGTGGTGGACGAAGCCAAAGGGTTGGAACCTTTTTACACGACGACATCAAACCAATTTGTCAATTTAGTAAAAGGTAGTTACGGCAAAACGCCGATTCCTGTCGATCCGGAATTTCGCAAAAAAATTACCGGTTCAGACAAAGAAATTCCGTATGATACATCATCCTACAAGAAACAAGAAAATCCCATTTTACCGGATTGTGGATTCGTAAAGTTGGCGAAAAACGAAAAAGATGAGTTATTATTGGAACTTTTCCCGATGGTTGCGTCCGGTTATTTGAAGTCGGTGCGGAAAGAAGAATACGAGGTCGAGCAGGAAATCGAAAACGCCAAAGAAAAAAACAGCGTCTATATTCAGGTCTCCGGGTCAATCGAGTGA
- a CDS encoding GxxExxY protein — protein sequence MNSSIIYPDESFAIMKACFNVYKTMGNGFTESVYQECLEIELQEQQIPFESQQKLSLTYHGKTLKHSFVPDLICYEKIIIEIKAVSNITSEHRSQVHNYLHATNLKLAILVNFGHSEKLEYERIVN from the coding sequence ATGAATTCATCGATTATTTATCCTGATGAAAGTTTCGCGATCATGAAGGCCTGCTTCAACGTTTACAAAACGATGGGAAACGGATTTACAGAATCTGTTTATCAGGAATGTCTTGAAATCGAGTTACAGGAACAGCAAATACCTTTTGAGTCCCAACAGAAATTAAGTCTGACTTACCACGGGAAAACGCTTAAACACTCGTTTGTTCCGGATTTAATCTGTTACGAAAAAATCATCATCGAGATAAAAGCCGTTTCCAATATCACTTCGGAACATCGTTCACAAGTACATAATTATCTCCACGCTACAAATTTAAAACTTGCCATTCTCGTTAATTTTGGTCACTCAGAAAAATTGGAGTACGAAAGGATCGTGAATTGA